A DNA window from Bacteroidales bacterium contains the following coding sequences:
- the rplO gene encoding 50S ribosomal protein L15 — protein sequence MDLSNIKPAPNSSKSKTRKGRGQGSGKGGSSTRGKEGQKSRRGYSRKLGFEGGQMPLYRRIPKFGFKNINRKEYKAVNLEALEKLAEEKNLEKIDLDAIYNNGLVKKGNLVKILGKGKLTKKLEVHAHAFSNSAREAIESVEGTAVKL from the coding sequence ATGGACTTAAGTAACATTAAACCAGCACCCAATTCGTCAAAAAGCAAAACACGTAAAGGAAGAGGCCAGGGTTCCGGAAAAGGAGGCAGCTCAACCCGGGGTAAAGAAGGACAGAAGTCGAGAAGGGGTTACAGTAGAAAATTGGGTTTTGAAGGAGGACAGATGCCTCTTTACAGGAGAATTCCCAAATTCGGTTTTAAGAATATCAATCGGAAAGAGTATAAGGCAGTTAATTTAGAGGCTTTAGAAAAGCTTGCAGAAGAAAAGAATTTGGAGAAAATCGATTTGGATGCCATCTATAATAATGGTTTGGTGAAGAAGGGAAACCTTGTAAAAATTCTGGGTAAAGGCAAACTTACGAAAAAGCTTGAAGTGCATGCTCATGCTTTTTCCAATTCAGCCAGGGAAGCAATAGAATCAGTTGAAGGAACAGCAGTAAAATTATAA
- the rpmD gene encoding 50S ribosomal protein L30, with protein MMAKLKVTQIKSKIGSTKRQKKNLEALGIKRMNHTVEKEDTPQIRGMIKKIGHLVQVEELK; from the coding sequence ATCATGGCGAAATTGAAAGTTACGCAAATAAAAAGCAAGATTGGAAGTACAAAACGCCAGAAAAAAAATCTGGAAGCTTTGGGAATAAAACGGATGAACCATACCGTTGAGAAAGAGGATACGCCCCAGATTAGAGGAATGATTAAGAAGATTGGACATCTGGTACAAGTTGAAGAGTTAAAATAA
- the rpsE gene encoding 30S ribosomal protein S5: MPKDANIKKVKTSDLELKDRLVNIKRVTKVTKGGRQFGFTALVVVGDENGIVGYGLGKAKEVTTAIAKGVESAKKNLVKVPILNGTIPHPIEYKYSGAHIFMKPAAHGTGVKAGGAMRIVLESVGITDLLAKSKGSSNPHNQVKGTINALLDMRDAYTIAEQRNVPLEKVFNG, encoded by the coding sequence ATGCCAAAAGACGCAAATATTAAAAAAGTAAAGACCAGTGATTTAGAACTCAAAGATCGTCTGGTCAATATCAAAAGAGTTACCAAGGTAACCAAAGGTGGCCGTCAGTTTGGATTCACCGCATTGGTGGTAGTTGGAGATGAAAATGGAATCGTCGGTTACGGTTTGGGCAAAGCTAAAGAAGTAACAACAGCAATTGCAAAGGGTGTGGAATCAGCCAAAAAGAACCTGGTTAAAGTTCCTATATTGAATGGTACCATTCCACATCCCATTGAATATAAGTATTCCGGAGCTCATATTTTTATGAAACCTGCGGCCCATGGTACGGGTGTTAAGGCAGGAGGAGCCATGAGAATTGTACTGGAAAGTGTTGGTATTACCGACTTACTGGCTAAATCCAAAGGATCCAGCAATCCTCATAATCAGGTAAAAGGTACCATTAATGCCTTGTTGGATATGAGAGACGCCTATACCATTGCAGAACAGAGGAACGTGCCGCTTGAAAAGGTGTTTAACGGATAG
- the rplR gene encoding 50S ribosomal protein L18, with protein sequence MAFTKKDRRYRIKRRVRKKISGTAEKPRMSVFRSNKHIYAQLIDDEEGQTLCSYSTRKKEVADQSEGLNKSSQAELVGKYLAQKSMEKGINTVVLDRSGYQYHGRIKKLAEGARKEGLKF encoded by the coding sequence ATGGCCTTTACAAAAAAAGACAGAAGATATAGAATAAAAAGAAGAGTCAGGAAAAAAATCAGCGGAACCGCTGAGAAGCCCAGAATGTCAGTTTTCCGAAGCAATAAGCATATTTATGCCCAACTGATAGATGATGAAGAAGGGCAAACTTTATGTTCTTATTCTACCAGAAAAAAAGAAGTGGCTGATCAGAGTGAGGGGCTCAATAAATCCTCACAGGCAGAATTGGTAGGAAAGTATTTGGCTCAGAAATCAATGGAAAAAGGCATTAATACCGTTGTTTTGGACCGCAGTGGTTATCAGTATCATGGACGTATAAAAAAATTAGCTGAAGGAGCAAGAAAGGAAGGACTTAAATTTTAA
- the rplF gene encoding 50S ribosomal protein L6, producing MSRIGVLPINIPEGVNVSVDDKNEVHVKGPKGEISRIFDPSISIQVKDDQVSLSRASDSKKHKALHGLSRSLIQGMVEGVSQGYSVQLEFDGVGYRAEAKGQVLEMSVGFSHDIHFEIPEEIQLEATTQRRSNPKVTLSSHDKELLGQVASKIRAIRPPEPYKGRGIKYVGERIRRKAGKAGNV from the coding sequence ATGTCACGAATAGGTGTTTTACCCATTAACATACCAGAGGGAGTCAACGTTTCAGTTGATGATAAAAATGAGGTTCATGTCAAAGGACCTAAAGGGGAGATATCCCGGATTTTTGATCCTTCCATTTCAATACAGGTAAAGGATGATCAGGTGTCTCTTTCAAGAGCCAGTGATTCAAAGAAGCATAAAGCATTACACGGATTGTCGAGATCCCTTATTCAAGGTATGGTAGAAGGAGTGTCTCAGGGTTATTCCGTACAACTCGAATTTGACGGTGTGGGATATCGTGCTGAAGCCAAAGGGCAGGTCCTGGAGATGAGTGTTGGATTTTCCCATGACATCCATTTTGAAATACCGGAAGAAATCCAGCTCGAAGCCACAACCCAGAGGAGAAGCAATCCTAAAGTAACCTTGTCCAGTCATGATAAGGAGCTGTTGGGTCAGGTTGCTTCAAAAATAAGAGCCATCAGACCCCCGGAACCTTATAAAGGCAGAGGCATCAAATATGTTGGGGAAAGAATCAGGCGTAAGGCTGGTAAGGCAGGAAATGTTTAA
- the rpsH gene encoding 30S ribosomal protein S8, which translates to MVTDTISDYLTRIRNAQMAGHKVVEIPASNLKKNITKILHDQGYILSYKFEEGQVQDVIKIALKYHPKTREPGIRELQRVSRPGLRHYVDIRNIPRVLNGLGIAILSTSRGVITDKEARKLNVGGEVLCYVH; encoded by the coding sequence ATGGTGACAGATACCATTTCAGATTATCTTACAAGAATAAGAAATGCCCAGATGGCTGGTCATAAAGTTGTGGAGATTCCAGCCTCAAACCTGAAGAAGAATATTACCAAGATATTGCATGATCAGGGATATATTCTGAGTTATAAATTTGAAGAAGGACAGGTTCAAGATGTTATTAAGATCGCGTTGAAATATCATCCTAAGACCAGGGAACCTGGAATTCGTGAACTGCAAAGAGTGAGCCGGCCAGGGCTAAGACATTATGTGGATATAAGAAATATTCCCCGAGTGCTTAATGGCTTGGGAATCGCAATACTATCTACTTCAAGGGGAGTTATTACAGATAAAGAAGCCCGAAAGTTAAATGTAGGCGGTGAAGTCTTGTGTTATGTACATTAA
- the rpsN gene encoding 30S ribosomal protein S14 — MSKESMKAREKKRKKMADKYARKRAELKAEGDYIGLSRLPRNSSPVRQHNRCKITGRPRGYMRQFGLSRITFREMASKGLIPGVKKASW; from the coding sequence ATGTCAAAAGAATCAATGAAGGCAAGAGAAAAGAAAAGAAAGAAAATGGCTGATAAGTATGCCAGGAAAAGGGCAGAGCTTAAAGCTGAAGGAGATTATATAGGCTTAAGCCGTTTACCGAGAAATTCGAGCCCCGTGCGGCAACACAACCGGTGTAAAATAACCGGCAGACCGAGAGGGTATATGCGTCAGTTTGGCCTAAGCCGCATTACTTTCAGAGAAATGGCTTCTAAAGGCCTTATTCCTGGTGTCAAAAAAGCAAGTTGGTAA
- the rplE gene encoding 50S ribosomal protein L5, whose product MDYQPALKKRYHEEIVPALIKEFNYQSVMEVPKLRKIVLNRGVGEAVMDKKLIETAQEELTAIAGQKAVKTYSKNAISNFKLRENTPIGVKVTLRKERMYEFLERLIRVALPRVKDFNGVKSNFDGRGNYSLGLEEQIIFPEINLDKVQKIVGLEAVFVTSAPTDEEGFALLREFGLPFRNLKKE is encoded by the coding sequence ATGGATTATCAGCCGGCATTAAAGAAAAGATATCACGAAGAAATTGTACCTGCGCTGATTAAAGAGTTCAATTATCAATCGGTTATGGAAGTTCCCAAACTCAGGAAGATTGTATTGAACCGCGGTGTAGGTGAGGCCGTGATGGATAAAAAATTAATAGAAACGGCACAGGAAGAGTTGACAGCCATCGCAGGTCAAAAAGCTGTTAAAACGTACTCAAAAAATGCCATCTCTAACTTTAAACTTCGGGAAAATACGCCCATAGGTGTTAAAGTGACACTACGAAAAGAAAGAATGTACGAATTCCTTGAACGATTGATAAGAGTGGCTTTACCGCGTGTAAAAGACTTTAACGGAGTAAAGAGCAATTTTGACGGTCGGGGAAATTATTCTCTTGGATTGGAAGAACAGATCATTTTCCCGGAGATCAATCTGGATAAAGTGCAAAAAATAGTCGGTCTGGAGGCTGTATTTGTAACATCCGCTCCGACTGATGAAGAAGGATTTGCACTTCTGCGGGAATTCGGACTACCTTTTAGAAACTTAAAAAAAGAGTAG
- the rplX gene encoding 50S ribosomal protein L24, translating to MEKRKKLHIKKGDTVYVNCGEYKGQQGRVLEVYPERQRALVEGVNMVSKHTRPSNDNPQGGIIKKEAPVHISNLMLVDPSTGEPTRIGRKLDDNNKLVRYSKKSGEEIK from the coding sequence ATGGAAAAAAGAAAGAAACTACATATAAAAAAAGGTGACACGGTTTACGTGAATTGCGGAGAATATAAAGGACAACAAGGCAGAGTGCTGGAAGTTTATCCCGAGCGCCAGAGAGCATTGGTTGAGGGAGTCAATATGGTTTCAAAACATACACGACCCAGCAACGATAATCCACAGGGCGGGATTATCAAAAAAGAGGCTCCCGTGCACATTTCAAATCTGATGCTTGTTGATCCGTCAACCGGAGAACCGACAAGAATAGGAAGAAAACTGGATGATAATAATAAACTTGTGCGTTATTCAAAAAAGTCAGGGGAGGAGATTAAATAA
- the rplN gene encoding 50S ribosomal protein L14 produces the protein MVQQESKLSVADNSGAKIVKVIRVLGGSGRRYASVGDTVVVSVRSALPASEIKKGTVSRAVIVRTKKEMRRVDGSYIRFDNNACVLIDNLGEIRGTRIFGPIPRELRSKYMRIVSLAPEVL, from the coding sequence ATGGTACAACAAGAAAGTAAGCTTAGTGTTGCTGATAATAGTGGCGCTAAAATAGTGAAGGTTATCCGGGTACTTGGGGGCAGCGGCCGTAGATATGCCTCTGTTGGTGATACCGTAGTTGTTAGTGTGCGAAGTGCTTTGCCTGCTTCCGAAATCAAAAAGGGGACTGTCAGTAGGGCTGTTATTGTCCGAACTAAGAAAGAAATGAGAAGGGTGGACGGTTCTTATATCCGTTTCGACAATAATGCTTGCGTACTGATAGATAATCTGGGAGAAATTAGGGGTACCCGCATATTTGGACCTATCCCAAGGGAGTTGAGGAGTAAATATATGAGAATTGTGTCATTAGCACCTGAAGTTCTCTAA
- the rpsQ gene encoding 30S ribosomal protein S17, with protein sequence MEKRGLRKEKVGIVSSNKMDKSISVVVNRRVKHPKYHKFINRRTKFIAHDEKNQCSEGDTVKIMETRPLSKRKRWRLVEILERVK encoded by the coding sequence ATGGAAAAGAGAGGTTTAAGGAAAGAGAAAGTTGGCATCGTTTCCAGCAACAAAATGGATAAGTCCATTAGTGTTGTAGTGAACCGTAGAGTCAAGCACCCTAAATATCATAAGTTTATCAACAGGCGAACCAAATTTATAGCTCACGACGAAAAGAATCAGTGTAGTGAAGGAGATACGGTGAAGATAATGGAAACTCGTCCGCTGAGCAAAAGGAAACGCTGGAGATTGGTAGAAATTTTAGAAAGAGTTAAATAA
- the rpmC gene encoding 50S ribosomal protein L29 → MKPSEIREFTDKEIEERVDSEQTRLTQLKLNHAVSPLDNPAKIKEARKNIARMKTELNKRLKEASINYDNQ, encoded by the coding sequence ATGAAACCTTCTGAAATACGTGAATTTACAGATAAGGAAATAGAAGAGCGTGTCGATAGCGAGCAAACACGTCTGACACAGTTGAAACTCAATCATGCAGTTTCACCTTTAGATAATCCGGCAAAAATAAAGGAAGCCCGGAAAAATATAGCCAGAATGAAGACAGAGTTAAATAAGCGACTTAAGGAAGCTTCTATAAATTACGATAATCAATAA
- the rplP gene encoding 50S ribosomal protein L16, which translates to MLQPKKTKYRKRQKGRMKGIAQKGTQLAFGSFGVKALEQDWITQKQLESARQAMTRYMKREGQIWIRIFPDKPITNKPAEVRMGKGKGDPEGFVAPVKPGRMILEAEGVSRHVAQEALRLAAQKLPVKTKFVVRRDYVE; encoded by the coding sequence ATGTTACAGCCAAAAAAGACTAAATATAGGAAGCGGCAGAAAGGCCGGATGAAAGGTATAGCCCAAAAGGGTACTCAACTTGCATTTGGTTCTTTTGGGGTAAAAGCACTGGAACAGGACTGGATAACCCAGAAACAACTGGAGTCGGCCAGGCAGGCGATGACGCGTTATATGAAAAGGGAAGGACAGATTTGGATACGGATTTTTCCCGATAAACCCATTACCAATAAACCCGCTGAGGTCCGAATGGGTAAGGGAAAAGGTGACCCGGAAGGTTTTGTGGCTCCTGTTAAGCCTGGCAGAATGATTCTGGAAGCTGAAGGTGTTTCCAGACATGTAGCACAGGAAGCATTGCGCCTTGCAGCTCAAAAGCTTCCCGTTAAAACCAAGTTTGTTGTAAGAAGAGATTATGTGGAATAA
- the rpsC gene encoding 30S ribosomal protein S3 encodes MGQKVNPISNRLGIIKGWESNWYGGKDYSDKLLEDDKIRKYLHTRLTKASISKIVIERTLKLVTVTIHTARPGIIIGKGGKEVDKLKEELKKLTKKEVQINIFEVKRPELDARLVADGIARQIEGMISYRRAIKMAIASGMRLGAEGVKVQIAGRLGGAEMARTEVYKEGRTPLHTFRADIDYALGEALTKAGLIGIKVWIFKGEIFDKVDLTPAIPSESKGAKSKGRRKKK; translated from the coding sequence ATGGGACAAAAAGTAAATCCAATAAGTAACAGGCTTGGTATTATTAAAGGTTGGGAATCCAACTGGTACGGCGGCAAAGATTATAGCGACAAATTGCTCGAAGACGATAAGATCAGAAAATATTTGCACACCCGCCTGACGAAGGCAAGTATTTCCAAGATTGTTATCGAGCGGACATTGAAATTGGTCACCGTTACCATTCATACTGCTCGTCCTGGAATTATTATCGGGAAAGGTGGTAAAGAAGTAGATAAACTCAAAGAAGAGCTTAAAAAGCTGACCAAAAAGGAAGTACAGATAAATATTTTTGAGGTTAAACGACCCGAGTTGGACGCCAGATTGGTAGCTGACGGTATTGCCAGGCAGATTGAAGGCATGATTTCTTACCGAAGGGCAATTAAGATGGCCATTGCTTCCGGCATGCGACTTGGAGCAGAAGGTGTAAAAGTACAGATAGCAGGGCGATTGGGTGGTGCTGAAATGGCTCGCACAGAAGTTTACAAGGAAGGTAGAACACCTTTACATACTTTCAGAGCCGATATTGATTATGCGTTAGGAGAAGCCCTGACAAAAGCAGGTTTGATTGGAATCAAAGTATGGATTTTCAAAGGAGAAATATTCGATAAAGTTGATCTTACCCCTGCAATTCCAAGTGAAAGTAAGGGTGCCAAATCCAAAGGAAGAAGAAAGAAAAAATAA
- the rplV gene encoding 50S ribosomal protein L22 — protein MGSNKRIRAENRKEQRKKQYFAVLKGCPTSPRKVRLLADEIRGKEVNQALDFLRFNSIAASIYLEKLLLSAISNWQNKNEGVRIEESYLIVSEIRVDKAQTLKRIRPEAMGRAHLIRKRSSHITLFLENMNEARQVEQVAEDTETESNKQNVNETQNNQE, from the coding sequence ATGGGTTCAAATAAACGTATCCGAGCGGAAAACAGAAAAGAGCAAAGGAAAAAGCAATATTTTGCAGTTTTGAAAGGATGCCCTACCTCCCCCCGGAAGGTACGTCTTTTGGCTGATGAGATTCGTGGAAAAGAGGTGAATCAGGCCCTGGATTTTTTGCGATTCAACTCAATAGCCGCCTCTATTTATTTAGAGAAATTGCTTTTGTCGGCTATATCAAACTGGCAAAATAAGAACGAAGGGGTTCGGATAGAAGAAAGTTATCTTATAGTAAGTGAGATTCGTGTCGATAAAGCACAAACATTGAAGCGAATCCGTCCGGAAGCAATGGGAAGGGCTCATTTGATCAGGAAAAGATCCAGCCACATTACCCTTTTTCTGGAAAATATGAACGAAGCAAGACAGGTAGAGCAGGTTGCTGAAGATACGGAGACCGAAAGCAACAAACAGAATGTTAATGAGACACAAAATAATCAGGAATAG
- the rpsS gene encoding 30S ribosomal protein S19, producing MSRSLKKGPFVEYKLEQRVIEMNESGKKKVIKTWSRRSMITPDFVGHTIAVHNGNKFIPVYITENMVGHKLGEFAPTRQFKGHPTKKGK from the coding sequence ATGAGTCGTTCACTTAAAAAAGGACCTTTTGTAGAGTATAAGCTGGAACAGCGCGTCATAGAAATGAACGAATCAGGAAAAAAGAAGGTGATTAAAACCTGGTCAAGAAGATCTATGATTACCCCCGATTTTGTGGGCCATACAATTGCTGTTCATAACGGAAATAAATTCATTCCAGTATATATTACCGAGAATATGGTAGGACATAAATTGGGTGAGTTCGCCCCGACCAGACAGTTTAAAGGTCATCCTACCAAAAAAGGAAAATAA
- the rplB gene encoding 50S ribosomal protein L2, whose translation MAVRKLKPVTPGQRHRIISAFDTITKSTPEKSLLRPKNKSGGRNSKGRMTLRHRGGGHKQRYRLIDFRRDKEDIQGRVKGIEYDPNRTARIALIVYEDGEKRYILAPRGLRVGQTINSGKSATPEVGNSLYLSDIPLGTIIHNIELNPGNGGVLARSAGTYAQLTSRDGKYANIKLPSGETRMILTTCKATIGTVSNSDHIIVSSGKAGRNRWKGHRPRVRGVAMNPIDHPMGGGEGRASGGIPRSRNGVPAKGYKTRKAKKKSSQYIVVRRGKKKK comes from the coding sequence ATGGCAGTAAGAAAATTAAAACCAGTAACACCCGGACAAAGACACAGAATTATAAGTGCTTTCGATACCATTACAAAAAGCACTCCTGAAAAATCATTGTTAAGACCCAAAAATAAATCCGGTGGCCGGAACAGCAAAGGACGTATGACGTTGCGCCACCGCGGAGGAGGTCATAAACAAAGATATCGTCTCATAGATTTTCGACGTGATAAAGAAGACATTCAGGGACGTGTGAAGGGCATTGAGTATGACCCCAACCGTACTGCCCGTATAGCACTTATAGTATATGAAGACGGAGAGAAACGATACATACTGGCACCCCGTGGACTGAGGGTTGGGCAAACAATCAATTCCGGCAAATCAGCTACTCCTGAGGTAGGTAATAGTTTATATCTTTCAGATATACCCTTGGGAACCATCATACACAATATAGAATTAAATCCCGGGAATGGCGGGGTACTTGCCAGAAGTGCAGGAACTTATGCCCAGCTCACTTCCAGAGACGGAAAGTACGCCAATATTAAGCTGCCTTCCGGAGAAACCCGGATGATATTAACTACTTGTAAGGCAACCATTGGTACGGTGTCGAATTCCGATCACATTATCGTTTCTTCGGGTAAAGCCGGAAGAAACAGATGGAAAGGCCACAGGCCAAGAGTAAGAGGGGTTGCAATGAACCCGATAGATCATCCTATGGGTGGTGGAGAAGGCCGTGCTTCAGGTGGTATACCCCGGTCAAGAAACGGTGTTCCCGCCAAAGGATATAAAACACGGAAAGCCAAGAAAAAGTCAAGTCAGTATATTGTTGTAAGAAGAGGTAAGAAGAAAAAATAA
- the rplW gene encoding 50S ribosomal protein L23 — MARTNDILIKPLITEKMTEQGDDFNKYGFIVDKKANKIQIRNAVEEMYGVTVDSVNTMRYRGKQRSRYTRAGIIRGKENSFKKAIVTLVEGDTIDFYSNI, encoded by the coding sequence ATGGCCAGGACAAATGACATACTGATTAAACCCCTCATTACGGAAAAAATGACCGAGCAGGGTGATGATTTCAATAAATATGGGTTTATCGTTGACAAGAAGGCAAACAAGATACAGATCAGAAATGCCGTGGAAGAGATGTATGGCGTTACCGTGGATTCGGTGAATACGATGAGATACCGCGGAAAACAGCGTAGCCGCTATACGCGGGCCGGAATTATAAGAGGAAAAGAAAATAGTTTCAAAAAAGCCATTGTTACTTTGGTTGAAGGTGATACGATCGATTTTTATAGCAACATTTAG
- the rplD gene encoding 50S ribosomal protein L4, translating to MELPVLNKAGEDTGKTIQLNDQIFGIEPNDHAIYLDVKQYMANNRQGTHHAKERNEITASRRKIKRQKGTGTARAGDNKNPIFRGGGRVFGPRPRDYSFKLNKKIKKLARRSALSYKVKDNAIAVVERFDMEQPKTKEFSEIRENLGVSDRKSLFILENPSKNIYLSSRNIPDVKVLPVNELNTYEIMNAHAIVFFEGSLDTLEKHLSA from the coding sequence ATGGAGTTACCAGTTTTAAATAAAGCAGGCGAAGATACCGGAAAGACAATTCAATTAAACGATCAGATATTTGGTATAGAGCCAAATGATCATGCCATATACCTTGATGTCAAACAGTATATGGCCAATAACCGGCAGGGTACGCATCATGCTAAGGAAAGAAATGAAATAACCGCTAGCAGAAGAAAAATAAAGCGGCAAAAAGGAACAGGTACAGCCCGCGCAGGCGATAATAAGAATCCTATTTTCCGTGGGGGTGGAAGGGTTTTTGGCCCCAGGCCCAGAGATTATAGCTTTAAGCTTAATAAAAAAATAAAGAAACTGGCAAGGCGCTCTGCCCTGTCTTACAAGGTAAAGGATAATGCCATTGCTGTTGTAGAGCGTTTTGATATGGAACAGCCTAAAACCAAAGAATTTTCCGAAATAAGGGAAAATCTGGGAGTTAGTGATAGAAAATCCCTTTTCATTCTGGAAAACCCAAGCAAAAATATATATTTGTCATCCCGAAATATACCGGATGTTAAGGTATTACCTGTAAATGAGCTGAATACATATGAAATTATGAATGCTCATGCAATTGTTTTCTTTGAAGGTTCGCTTGATACATTGGAAAAACATTTAAGTGCATAA
- the rplC gene encoding 50S ribosomal protein L3 → MAGLIGKKVGMTSVFGAEGESIPCTVIEAGPCVVTQVKTEEKDGYSALQLAFEDKKEKRTSKPLLGHFKKAKTAPKRQIAEFTGFAENYGLGDSVTVDLFQNDTWLDISGISKGKGFQGVVKRHGFRGVGDETHGQADQVRAPGSVGGSSDPSRVFKGMRMAGRTGGKKVKILNLRVIKVMPDKNLLLVKGSVPGNKGSYLIIEK, encoded by the coding sequence ATGGCTGGATTAATTGGAAAGAAAGTTGGAATGACTTCAGTTTTTGGTGCCGAGGGAGAAAGTATTCCCTGCACCGTTATTGAGGCGGGTCCCTGCGTAGTTACTCAGGTGAAAACCGAGGAAAAAGATGGTTATTCCGCCTTACAACTCGCTTTTGAAGATAAAAAAGAAAAAAGAACATCAAAGCCTTTACTTGGCCATTTTAAAAAGGCAAAAACCGCTCCTAAGCGACAGATAGCCGAATTTACCGGTTTTGCAGAAAACTATGGCCTGGGTGATTCAGTGACTGTCGATCTTTTTCAGAACGATACCTGGTTGGATATTTCAGGAATATCAAAAGGAAAAGGTTTTCAGGGAGTAGTTAAGCGTCATGGTTTCAGGGGAGTTGGCGATGAGACCCACGGCCAGGCTGATCAGGTACGCGCACCCGGTTCAGTCGGTGGCTCTTCCGATCCCTCAAGAGTATTTAAAGGGATGAGAATGGCCGGACGAACCGGAGGTAAAAAGGTTAAAATACTTAATCTTAGAGTGATAAAAGTTATGCCAGACAAGAATTTGTTATTGGTTAAAGGATCTGTACCAGGAAATAAAGGTTCATATTTAATTATTGAAAAATGA
- the rpsJ gene encoding 30S ribosomal protein S10: MSQKIRIKLKSYDHNLVDKSAEKIVKTVKSTGAVVSGPIPLPTQKRIFTVNRSPFVNKKAREQFQLCSFKRLMDIYSTTPKTIDSLMKLELPSGVEVEIKV; the protein is encoded by the coding sequence ATGAGCCAGAAAATAAGAATCAAATTAAAATCTTACGATCACAATTTGGTGGATAAAAGCGCAGAAAAAATTGTGAAGACGGTAAAGTCCACCGGTGCTGTTGTTAGCGGACCCATTCCGCTTCCAACCCAAAAAAGGATTTTTACTGTTAATCGTTCGCCATTTGTCAATAAAAAGGCTAGAGAACAGTTTCAGCTCTGTTCATTTAAACGGTTGATGGATATTTACAGTACTACACCCAAAACCATTGACTCGCTGATGAAGTTGGAATTGCCTAGCGGCGTTGAGGTTGAAATTAAAGTTTAA